The nucleotide sequence CCAAGACCTTATCATGTCATGTGTAGCACCGGATGGTTCCTCTAAATCATAAGCCGAATGGACAAATGCTCTGAATTGCTCCAGGTCATTCTGGTATGAGATGACAGTGTTGCTGCTGTATCTTTTCTCATTTGTCAGATAGTCTAAAAAAAAACTTACCATATCAGCTAAAACAATTAATGTTAAGCCAATATGGTAAATTTTGCTATAAAATAAAATGATAATTGATTCTACTGGTACTGACTTTGATTAACTTTTTGCCTGTACATGGCTTTTGTTCTTCTATTCCGTTTTGAAACAGAGGGTTTTTCATAAAAGCTTCTGTTTCTGACTTCATTTAATACACCAGTTTTTTCAGACTTCTTTTTGAATCTTTTTAGTGCCTTGTCTAATGATTCATTTTCGTTTACATTGACTAAAATCATAGTTGACAATAGTTAAACCTGAAATATGCATTAGAACTTTCTATTGCGTGACAAAATAATTTCAAATCAGACGCTTCGCTTGCAAGAACCACTATGCTGCTTTGCAAACCAAATACGCTGTTTTTTTGCCCCTCATAACGAA is from Cytophagaceae bacterium ABcell3 and encodes:
- the rpsU gene encoding 30S ribosomal protein S21, with product MILVNVNENESLDKALKRFKKKSEKTGVLNEVRNRSFYEKPSVSKRNRRTKAMYRQKVNQSQYQ